The following coding sequences are from one Segnochrobactrum spirostomi window:
- a CDS encoding ABC transporter substrate-binding protein has product MKTLLSAAAFAAVLGLAGPAMSAEIAFASWGGTTQDAQKDDWAAKFTEQTGIKVLQDGPTDYGKIKAMVEADKVTWDVVDVEGDYAVQAGQNGLLEKLDFSVIDKSKLDPRFVTDYSVGSFYYSFVIGCNKDVVSACPKTWADLFDTKKFPGKRTFYKWSAPGVIEAALLADGVAPDKLYPLDLDRAFKKLDTIKSDIVWWSGGAQSQQLLASGEAPFGSFWNGRLTALAKTGVNVETSWDGNITAADALVIPKGTKNKDAAMRFIAYATSAAPQAAFAATTGYAPINLGSPALMDATVAATLPDKQTATQINADMTYWAKNRDAIGERWYAWQAK; this is encoded by the coding sequence ATGAAGACCTTGCTTTCCGCCGCGGCCTTCGCCGCTGTCCTCGGCCTCGCGGGTCCCGCGATGTCGGCAGAGATCGCCTTCGCGAGCTGGGGCGGCACCACCCAGGACGCCCAGAAGGACGATTGGGCCGCGAAGTTCACCGAACAGACCGGCATCAAGGTGCTCCAGGACGGCCCGACCGATTACGGCAAGATCAAAGCCATGGTCGAAGCCGACAAGGTCACCTGGGACGTCGTCGACGTCGAGGGCGATTATGCCGTTCAGGCCGGCCAGAACGGGCTTCTCGAGAAGCTCGATTTCTCGGTGATCGACAAATCGAAGCTCGATCCCCGCTTCGTCACCGATTATTCGGTCGGCAGCTTCTATTATTCGTTCGTGATCGGCTGCAACAAGGACGTGGTGTCGGCCTGCCCGAAGACCTGGGCCGACCTGTTCGACACCAAGAAGTTCCCGGGCAAGCGCACCTTCTACAAGTGGTCGGCGCCGGGCGTGATCGAGGCCGCCCTGCTCGCCGACGGCGTCGCGCCCGACAAGCTCTATCCGCTCGATCTCGACCGCGCCTTCAAGAAGCTCGACACCATCAAGAGCGACATCGTCTGGTGGTCGGGCGGCGCGCAGTCGCAGCAACTCCTCGCCTCCGGCGAGGCGCCGTTCGGCTCGTTCTGGAACGGCCGCCTGACCGCGCTCGCCAAGACCGGGGTCAATGTCGAGACCTCCTGGGATGGCAACATCACGGCGGCCGACGCGCTGGTGATCCCGAAGGGCACCAAGAACAAGGACGCCGCGATGCGCTTCATCGCGTATGCGACCTCCGCCGCACCGCAAGCCGCCTTCGCCGCGACCACCGGCTACGCGCCGATCAATCTCGGCTCGCCGGCTCTGATGGACGCAACCGTCGCCGCCACCCTGCCGGACAAGCAGACCGCCACCCAGATCAACGCCGACATGACCTATTGGGCGAAGAACCGGGACGCCATCGGCGAGCGCTGGTACGCTTGGCAGGCGAAGTGA
- a CDS encoding ABC transporter permease, producing MTSIEAAPIGRRDGRSRPAVSAVRRGRSFRLLLPALVLLVVFFALPVIALLLRSVLEPSPGLQNYAALLGSTTYLRIFLNTFEVSALVTLVSLLIGFPVAWTLAILPRAAAAPVFAILLLSMWTNLLTRTYAWMVLLQRTGLINKTLMGLGLIHEPLPLVNNLVGVTIGMTYIMLPFVVLPLYGVIRKIDPAILQAAALCGATRFQALVRVLLPLVAPGMAAGALMVFVMSLGYFVTPALLGGTANMMLAELIAQFVQSLVNWGMGGAAAFVLLVVTLGLYALQLRLFGATGLGGR from the coding sequence ATGACGAGCATCGAGGCAGCACCGATCGGCAGGCGGGACGGACGCAGCCGTCCGGCCGTCAGCGCGGTCAGACGCGGGCGCTCCTTCCGCCTGCTTCTCCCCGCGCTTGTTCTCCTCGTCGTGTTCTTCGCGTTGCCGGTGATCGCGCTTCTGCTGCGCAGCGTGCTCGAGCCCTCGCCGGGCTTGCAAAACTATGCCGCCCTGCTCGGCTCGACCACCTATCTCAGGATCTTCCTCAACACGTTCGAAGTCTCCGCCCTCGTCACGCTGGTGTCGCTGCTGATCGGCTTCCCCGTCGCCTGGACGCTCGCGATCCTGCCGCGGGCCGCGGCGGCGCCGGTCTTCGCAATCCTGCTTCTGTCGATGTGGACCAACCTCCTGACCCGCACCTATGCGTGGATGGTCCTGCTTCAGCGCACGGGACTCATCAACAAGACGCTGATGGGGCTCGGCCTGATCCACGAGCCGCTGCCGCTCGTCAACAACCTCGTCGGCGTCACCATCGGCATGACCTACATCATGCTGCCGTTCGTGGTGCTGCCGCTCTACGGGGTGATCCGCAAGATCGATCCGGCGATCCTCCAGGCCGCGGCCTTGTGCGGCGCGACCCGTTTCCAGGCTCTCGTGCGCGTACTACTGCCCCTCGTCGCCCCCGGCATGGCCGCCGGCGCGCTGATGGTGTTCGTGATGTCGCTCGGCTATTTTGTGACGCCGGCGCTGCTCGGCGGCACCGCCAACATGATGCTCGCCGAGCTCATCGCCCAGTTCGTGCAATCGCTGGTGAACTGGGGCATGGGCGGCGCGGCGGCTTTCGTGCTCCTCGTCGTCACCCTCGGTCTCTACGCCCTGCAACTGCGCCTGTTCGGCGCGACCGGGCTCGGGGGGCGCTGA
- a CDS encoding ABC transporter permease, which yields MLLQFDRLGWWRWVLVGITAAATIFLLMPIVFIAALSFGSSQWLIFPPPAWTLRWYRELLADPSWLESAWTSLQIACLVTVLSVALGFLTAFGLVRGRFPGRETLKAFFLTPMILPVVILAVALYAFFLRVGLAGTTPGFVIAHLVVALPFSIIAITGALEGFDKSIEDAAVLCGARPIEAVARVTVPAIAHGLFSAAVFSFLASWDEVVLAIFMASPTLQTFPVKIWATLRQDLTPVIAAASTLLMAFTIALMVLAAFARKGRRT from the coding sequence ATGCTGTTGCAATTCGACCGTCTCGGCTGGTGGCGCTGGGTCCTCGTCGGCATCACCGCCGCCGCGACGATCTTCCTTCTCATGCCGATCGTCTTCATTGCCGCGTTGTCGTTTGGCTCGTCGCAATGGCTGATCTTCCCGCCGCCGGCGTGGACGCTGCGCTGGTACCGGGAGCTCCTCGCCGATCCGAGCTGGCTCGAGTCCGCCTGGACGAGCCTTCAGATCGCCTGTCTCGTCACGGTGCTGTCGGTGGCGCTCGGTTTCCTCACCGCGTTCGGCCTGGTGCGTGGTCGCTTTCCTGGCCGGGAGACGCTGAAGGCGTTCTTCCTGACGCCGATGATCCTACCGGTCGTCATCCTTGCGGTGGCGCTCTACGCTTTCTTCCTCCGCGTCGGGCTCGCCGGCACCACGCCGGGCTTCGTCATCGCCCACCTCGTGGTCGCCCTGCCCTTCTCGATCATCGCCATCACCGGCGCGCTCGAAGGCTTCGACAAATCGATCGAGGACGCTGCCGTGCTGTGCGGTGCGAGACCCATCGAGGCGGTCGCCCGCGTCACCGTGCCGGCGATCGCCCACGGCCTGTTCTCGGCCGCGGTGTTCTCCTTCCTCGCCTCCTGGGACGAGGTGGTGCTCGCGATCTTCATGGCGAGCCCGACCTTGCAGACCTTCCCGGTCAAGATCTGGGCGACGCTGCGCCAGGATCTGACGCCGGTGATCGCCGCCGCCTCGACCCTGCTCATGGCCTTCACCATCGCCCTCATGGTCCTCGCGGCCTTCGCGCGGAAGGGACGCCGAACGTGA
- a CDS encoding ABC transporter ATP-binding protein yields the protein MTEPYLEIAGIRREYGAFVAVHDVRLSVRRGEFMTFLGPSGSGKSTTLYILAGLDVPTAGDIRLEGRSLLQTPPHRRNIGMVFQRYTLFPHLTVAENVAFPLAVRRRPKVEIEAKVKEMLRLVRLEGFEDRKPAQMSGGQQQRVALARALVYDPPVLLMDEPLSALDKKLREEIQVEIRRIHEETGVTILYVTHDQEEALRLSDRIAVFSKGVIDQVGTGEELYANPATRFVANFIGDSDFLPCELVAVEGTKASIRLAGGAVVGGIPLHAPPAGTAPRDGGSAALMLRPERIALRADAGDGPAIPVRVRDITFLGGSLSIATETQGGEAINVRLPFGHPGGSGLARGADVWLGFDPAQAHVFL from the coding sequence GTGACCGAGCCTTATCTGGAGATCGCCGGCATCCGCCGCGAATATGGCGCCTTCGTCGCGGTTCACGACGTGCGGCTCAGCGTGCGTCGCGGCGAGTTCATGACCTTTCTCGGCCCCTCGGGCTCGGGCAAGAGCACCACGCTCTATATCCTTGCCGGTCTCGACGTGCCGACTGCGGGCGACATCCGCCTCGAAGGCCGCTCGCTGCTCCAGACGCCGCCCCACCGGCGCAATATCGGCATGGTGTTCCAGCGCTACACCCTGTTCCCGCATCTCACCGTCGCCGAGAACGTCGCCTTTCCGCTCGCGGTGCGCCGCCGGCCGAAGGTCGAGATCGAGGCGAAGGTGAAGGAGATGCTGCGCCTCGTCCGCCTCGAAGGCTTCGAGGACCGCAAGCCGGCGCAGATGTCCGGCGGCCAGCAGCAGCGCGTCGCCCTCGCCCGGGCCCTCGTCTACGACCCGCCGGTCCTGCTGATGGACGAGCCGCTCTCGGCGCTCGACAAGAAGCTCAGGGAGGAGATCCAGGTCGAGATCCGCCGGATCCACGAGGAGACCGGCGTCACCATCCTCTACGTCACACACGACCAGGAGGAGGCGCTGCGCCTCTCCGACCGCATCGCCGTGTTCTCGAAGGGCGTCATCGACCAGGTTGGCACCGGCGAGGAGCTCTACGCCAACCCGGCGACGCGCTTCGTCGCGAACTTCATCGGCGACAGCGATTTTCTCCCCTGCGAGCTCGTCGCCGTCGAGGGCACCAAGGCGAGCATCCGCCTCGCCGGCGGTGCGGTCGTGGGCGGCATTCCCCTCCACGCGCCGCCGGCGGGCACCGCGCCGCGGGACGGCGGCAGCGCCGCCCTGATGCTGCGCCCGGAGCGTATCGCCCTGCGCGCCGACGCCGGCGACGGCCCGGCGATCCCCGTCCGCGTGCGGGACATCACCTTCCTCGGCGGCAGCCTCTCGATCGCGACCGAGACGCAAGGCGGCGAGGCGATCAATGTGCGGCTGCCGTTCGGCCATCCCGGCGGGAGCGGGCTCGCCCGCGGTGCCGACGTCTGGCTCGGCTTCGACCCGGCGCAGGCCCACGTCTTCCTGTGA
- a CDS encoding GntR family transcriptional regulator, producing MVQSKRSLLVDRPAKTLRELALEKMREAIIDLSFKPGERLVERDLCVELGVSRTVVREVLRHLESEGLVVTLGNRGPIVARTSAAEAAQIYEIRGALEAIAARACAEASDKTFVADLETALAAIHSGYETPDWPKVLAATTEFYRILFEAAGKEIAWGIVNSITARINHLRSMTIKTPGRDAAGPTEMTRIVEAIRAGDGEAAHAAALAHVRSAAAIAGALFADQPEAETAKPAKGR from the coding sequence ATGGTTCAAAGCAAGCGGTCTCTCCTCGTCGATCGCCCGGCGAAGACATTGCGCGAGCTCGCGCTCGAGAAGATGCGCGAGGCGATCATCGATCTCAGCTTCAAGCCCGGAGAGCGGCTCGTCGAACGCGATCTCTGCGTCGAGCTCGGCGTCAGCCGCACGGTGGTCCGCGAGGTGCTGCGCCACCTCGAATCCGAGGGCCTCGTGGTCACGCTCGGCAACCGCGGTCCCATCGTCGCGCGCACCTCGGCGGCCGAGGCGGCGCAGATCTACGAGATCCGCGGCGCGCTCGAGGCGATCGCCGCCCGGGCCTGCGCCGAGGCGTCCGACAAGACCTTCGTCGCCGACCTCGAAACCGCGCTCGCCGCGATCCATTCCGGCTACGAGACGCCGGATTGGCCCAAGGTGCTCGCGGCGACGACGGAATTCTACCGCATCCTGTTCGAGGCCGCCGGCAAGGAGATCGCCTGGGGGATCGTCAACTCGATCACCGCGCGCATCAACCACCTGCGCTCGATGACGATCAAGACGCCGGGCCGCGATGCCGCCGGGCCGACCGAGATGACCCGCATCGTCGAGGCGATCCGCGCCGGTGACGGCGAGGCGGCCCATGCCGCGGCGCTCGCCCACGTGCGCAGCGCGGCCGCGATCGCCGGCGCCCTGTTCGCCGATCAGCCGGAGGCCGAAACGGCCAAGCCGGCGAAGGGGCGCTGA
- a CDS encoding SDR family NAD(P)-dependent oxidoreductase: MKKWIAVLGAGPGLGASIARKYGEQGYGVALVARRLAPLEDLAAPLRRDGIETATFTADVRSAEQIASVFARIKSDHGPIDVLYYGPNAPEAFVPASSLTVEAARSKVELFLYGLIAAVGAVLPDMRAARGGTILVGLGGSAAVGLPFASGPGPALSAARNYLHSLHGELAHEGIYVGMLTLSAIIRDSGWHAGIASGEIAMDLPPGFEIPEVDPGALAEMLWQLAATRETPELIYPPRP, encoded by the coding sequence ATGAAAAAATGGATTGCCGTTCTCGGCGCAGGCCCCGGCCTCGGTGCGTCGATCGCCCGAAAATATGGAGAGCAGGGTTACGGCGTGGCGCTCGTCGCACGCCGGCTCGCCCCTCTCGAAGACCTCGCCGCGCCCTTGCGGCGCGACGGAATCGAGACTGCGACCTTCACGGCCGACGTCCGCAGCGCCGAGCAAATCGCCAGCGTGTTCGCGCGCATCAAGAGCGATCACGGTCCGATCGACGTCCTCTATTACGGCCCCAACGCGCCGGAGGCGTTCGTCCCGGCCTCGTCGCTCACGGTGGAGGCGGCACGCTCCAAGGTCGAGCTGTTCCTTTACGGGCTCATCGCGGCGGTGGGCGCGGTTCTGCCGGATATGCGGGCGGCGAGAGGCGGAACCATTCTGGTGGGGCTCGGCGGATCGGCCGCGGTCGGACTTCCCTTCGCGAGCGGCCCCGGCCCTGCGCTCTCCGCCGCCCGCAACTACCTCCATTCGCTCCACGGCGAACTCGCTCACGAAGGAATCTATGTCGGGATGCTGACCCTTTCGGCGATCATCCGCGACAGCGGCTGGCACGCCGGCATCGCCTCCGGCGAGATCGCGATGGATCTCCCGCCGGGGTTCGAAATTCCGGAGGTCGATCCGGGCGCGCTCGCCGAGATGCTGTGGCAGCTCGCCGCCACCCGGGAGACGCCGGAACTGATCTATCCCCCACGGCCCTAA
- a CDS encoding pirin family protein: MSVSVSPAIRLTRRADTPDFSVSGIDLHDIAGPRAPVTVLDEFRVTGRPFPPHPHAGFSAVTYVLPGSAGGLRSRDSLGHDITVGPGGIVWTEAGHGLLHHEVPSDPDKMLHGLQIFVNASARAKLGPPRLLWLDGAAVPIHRDGEGVLARVVVGEFGGVRSPLEPTEPFTLLDVDLTGSTSFALGEDQFATVYARSGRVELGAGHSPRTLQRSEIATLHGGADRISIEALDPANVLILVGLEIRDPVVAHGPFIMNSEDQIRDAAARYTRGAMGSLPALAND; encoded by the coding sequence GTGAGCGTCTCGGTCTCGCCGGCCATCCGTCTGACACGGCGGGCCGACACGCCGGATTTCTCGGTGTCCGGCATCGATCTCCACGACATCGCCGGCCCGCGTGCGCCGGTGACGGTCCTCGACGAATTCCGCGTGACGGGGCGCCCTTTCCCGCCCCATCCCCATGCGGGCTTCTCGGCAGTGACTTATGTCCTGCCGGGCTCGGCCGGCGGGCTCCGCAGCCGGGACTCCCTCGGGCACGACATTACGGTCGGGCCTGGAGGCATCGTGTGGACGGAGGCGGGTCACGGACTGCTGCACCACGAGGTGCCGTCCGATCCGGACAAGATGCTGCACGGTCTTCAGATCTTCGTCAACGCGAGCGCTCGCGCCAAGCTCGGTCCGCCGCGTCTCCTCTGGCTCGACGGCGCGGCGGTGCCGATCCATCGCGACGGCGAGGGCGTGCTCGCCCGGGTCGTCGTCGGTGAGTTCGGTGGCGTTCGCTCTCCCCTGGAGCCGACCGAGCCCTTCACGCTCCTCGATGTCGATCTCACCGGATCGACATCGTTTGCGCTGGGCGAGGACCAGTTCGCCACCGTCTATGCCCGGTCGGGCCGCGTCGAGCTGGGCGCGGGGCACAGCCCCCGAACGCTCCAGAGATCCGAAATCGCGACCCTCCACGGCGGCGCCGATCGCATCTCCATCGAAGCCCTCGATCCGGCGAACGTCCTGATCCTGGTCGGGCTCGAGATCCGGGATCCCGTGGTGGCCCACGGCCCCTTCATCATGAACTCCGAGGATCAGATCCGTGACGCGGCCGCCCGCTACACGCGCGGCGCAATGGGCTCGCTGCCGGCCCTCGCGAACGACTGA
- a CDS encoding FMN-dependent NADH-azoreductase: MTILHVDSSINGDRSVSRALTAATVAHLAALTPSAKVVYRDLGATPLPHLAQIGAGDAGALDEFLSADTVVIGAPMYNFGVPSQLKVWLDHIAVPGKTFRYGANGPEGLCARQRVIVISSRGGIFTGASPYASFDHQESHLKAFFGFLGVWDLRFVRAEGLALGEEMQQKALAAARADIAQLAA; the protein is encoded by the coding sequence ATGACCATACTCCACGTCGATAGCAGCATAAACGGCGATCGCAGCGTCAGCCGCGCGCTGACCGCCGCCACGGTTGCCCATCTCGCCGCGCTGACGCCGTCCGCGAAGGTGGTCTACCGGGACCTCGGGGCCACGCCGCTGCCCCACCTCGCCCAGATCGGCGCCGGCGATGCCGGCGCGCTCGACGAGTTCCTCTCCGCCGACACCGTCGTCATCGGCGCGCCGATGTACAATTTCGGCGTCCCCTCGCAGCTCAAGGTCTGGCTCGACCACATCGCCGTCCCCGGCAAGACGTTCCGCTATGGTGCGAACGGGCCGGAAGGGCTCTGCGCCCGCCAGCGCGTCATCGTCATCTCCTCGCGCGGCGGCATCTTCACGGGCGCCTCGCCCTATGCGAGCTTCGACCATCAGGAATCCCATCTCAAGGCTTTCTTCGGCTTTCTGGGCGTGTGGGACCTCCGCTTCGTCCGCGCGGAGGGGCTCGCCCTCGGCGAAGAGATGCAGCAGAAGGCGCTCGCCGCCGCTCGGGCGGACATCGCGCAGCTCGCGGCCTGA
- a CDS encoding winged helix-turn-helix transcriptional regulator has protein sequence MEGTIVFRDDGSCYVARDILTRIGDKWTVLAVVMLGTGPMRFTELKRAIDGISQRMLTLTLRTLERDGLVSRTVFPTVPPRVDYALTPLGMTLLRTLKDLSDWASANADAITRARAAYDHRDDGDAVVQMT, from the coding sequence ATGGAGGGAACTATAGTCTTCAGGGACGACGGATCCTGCTACGTCGCGCGGGATATTCTGACGCGGATCGGGGATAAATGGACCGTACTTGCGGTTGTGATGCTGGGCACGGGCCCGATGCGATTCACCGAGTTGAAGCGCGCGATCGACGGAATTTCGCAGAGGATGCTGACACTGACGCTGCGCACGCTCGAGCGGGACGGGCTCGTCAGCCGGACCGTTTTCCCGACGGTTCCCCCGCGCGTGGATTACGCGCTGACGCCCTTGGGGATGACGCTGTTGCGCACGCTGAAGGACCTGTCCGATTGGGCCTCCGCCAACGCGGACGCGATCACCCGCGCCCGCGCCGCCTACGACCACCGAGATGATGGGGACGCGGTCGTGCAGATGACCTGA
- a CDS encoding helix-turn-helix transcriptional regulator — protein MDLGAVEGAETGIPSESRWSLPNGYDCLAAPPEAAGLPGEVGDVDYLQFSPRPGLEVYTFAATIRSPVTLSYEVQTGDPYLWLALNFSGQNEYHHGSSSNGGVEADSFYCAMLRDPMTSFFYPPARHRAAGLAFTPQRLRDMLQGQSPGRVFESFLAGEFDPAIIASRPTALLRSLSEQICNHPYQGVMQALFLEAKAFEMLAEILRLLNDTDPPYDRGRGRRAALAAREIFMANLADPPRIVDVARQVGLSHRRLNEVFRDVFGASPLQCLVRWRLDLAQHLLATGGMSVKQVAHQIGYAHASNFSLAFTRRFGHPPTGAPDAEAAFERTIA, from the coding sequence GTGGATCTCGGCGCAGTCGAGGGCGCGGAAACGGGCATCCCGTCGGAATCGCGGTGGTCGTTGCCGAACGGCTACGATTGCCTCGCGGCCCCGCCGGAAGCGGCGGGATTGCCGGGTGAGGTCGGCGACGTCGACTATCTCCAGTTCTCGCCGCGGCCGGGCCTCGAGGTCTATACGTTCGCTGCCACCATCCGCTCTCCGGTCACGCTGAGCTACGAGGTGCAGACGGGGGACCCCTATCTCTGGCTCGCCCTCAATTTTTCCGGACAGAACGAATACCATCACGGGTCCTCGTCGAATGGTGGCGTCGAGGCCGACAGCTTTTATTGCGCGATGCTGCGCGATCCGATGACGAGCTTCTTCTATCCGCCGGCGCGTCATCGGGCGGCCGGCCTCGCCTTCACGCCGCAACGGCTCCGAGACATGCTCCAGGGGCAGAGTCCGGGGCGTGTCTTCGAGTCATTTCTCGCAGGCGAATTCGACCCCGCGATCATCGCGTCGCGCCCGACGGCGCTGCTCCGCAGCCTTTCAGAGCAGATTTGCAACCATCCCTATCAGGGAGTGATGCAAGCGCTCTTTCTCGAGGCGAAGGCTTTCGAGATGCTGGCCGAGATCCTGCGCCTCCTGAACGATACCGACCCGCCCTACGATCGTGGCCGGGGCCGGCGCGCGGCCCTCGCCGCCCGCGAGATCTTCATGGCCAATCTCGCCGATCCGCCGCGCATCGTGGACGTCGCCCGGCAGGTCGGGTTGTCGCATCGCCGCCTGAACGAGGTCTTCCGCGACGTGTTCGGGGCCTCGCCCCTCCAGTGCCTTGTGCGCTGGCGGCTCGATCTCGCGCAGCATTTACTCGCCACGGGCGGCATGAGCGTGAAGCAGGTCGCCCACCAGATCGGCTATGCCCACGCGAGCAATTTCTCCCTCGCCTTTACCCGCCGGTTCGGTCATCCCCCGACCGGAGCTCCAGACGCCGAGGCGGCGTTCGAGCGCACGATCGCATAA
- a CDS encoding linear amide C-N hydrolase yields the protein MKRKSILMAGAMIAALPMTFGGDIAMACSLIFWNDNGQAVVAARTMDLYVDDQPRLVYLPRGIERRGVAEGDAATWTSKYASTVLTAFDAGTSDGMNETGLSAHLLYLHGAEHEPTDQRPALSNLLWPQYVLDNYATVAEALEGLKTVRIVSAKAHGREWPLHLAIEDASGDSAVIEFVDGREVIHHGKDVTVMTNEPPLAEQLVNLKRYRLFGGTLPLPGDIDPKSRFVRASTFLKTLPKPADTREAVGHIAGVARTVAVPFGAVDTSGGESADTWPTRWASVADHTDKVYYVMPVNSPNVFWVDFAKLDPNGKEILAVDARDTTLSGEVSGRLAGFAPIGEAYPPAP from the coding sequence ATGAAACGCAAATCCATCCTCATGGCGGGAGCGATGATCGCTGCGCTTCCGATGACGTTCGGGGGAGACATCGCCATGGCTTGCAGCCTCATCTTCTGGAACGACAACGGCCAGGCGGTGGTCGCCGCGCGCACCATGGATCTTTATGTCGACGACCAGCCGCGGCTCGTCTACCTGCCCCGCGGCATCGAACGCCGCGGCGTCGCCGAGGGCGATGCGGCGACCTGGACGTCAAAATATGCGAGCACCGTGCTCACCGCCTTCGATGCCGGCACCAGCGACGGCATGAACGAGACCGGCCTGAGCGCCCATCTCCTCTATCTCCACGGCGCCGAGCACGAGCCGACGGATCAGCGGCCGGCGCTTTCGAACCTGCTGTGGCCGCAATATGTGCTCGACAATTATGCGACCGTCGCGGAGGCCCTCGAGGGGCTTAAGACGGTTCGCATCGTGTCCGCCAAGGCGCACGGACGCGAGTGGCCGCTCCATCTCGCGATCGAAGACGCTTCCGGCGACAGCGCGGTGATCGAGTTTGTCGATGGGCGCGAGGTGATCCATCACGGCAAGGACGTGACGGTGATGACGAACGAGCCGCCGCTCGCCGAGCAACTCGTCAACCTCAAGCGATATAGGCTGTTCGGCGGCACGCTTCCGCTGCCGGGCGACATCGATCCGAAGAGCCGCTTCGTGCGGGCGTCCACGTTCCTCAAGACCCTGCCAAAGCCGGCCGATACCCGGGAGGCCGTCGGGCACATCGCCGGCGTCGCCCGCACCGTTGCCGTGCCGTTCGGTGCGGTCGACACGTCGGGGGGAGAGTCGGCCGACACGTGGCCCACGCGCTGGGCTTCCGTCGCCGATCACACCGACAAGGTCTATTATGTGATGCCGGTGAACAGCCCGAACGTGTTCTGGGTCGATTTCGCCAAGCTCGACCCGAACGGCAAGGAGATCCTGGCCGTCGATGCTCGCGATACGACGCTGAGCGGCGAGGTTTCCGGCCGTCTCGCCGGCTTTGCTCCGATCGGCGAGGCCTACCCTCCGGCGCCGTAA
- a CDS encoding ferritin-like domain-containing protein: MATVEERLMEWLRDAHAMEEQAETMLNALARRIENYPDVKAQIERHLAETQDQARTLRGCIERRGGDTSSVKDLAAKFVAMGQGLSGVFVGDEIIKGAMASYTFEHMEIAAYRVLIATAEACGDTATKTACEGILQQELAMATWCEENLAPLTLRYLGREEAPGVTAKH; this comes from the coding sequence ATGGCGACCGTTGAAGAACGTCTGATGGAATGGCTGCGAGATGCGCATGCCATGGAAGAGCAGGCGGAGACGATGCTGAATGCCCTCGCCCGGCGCATCGAGAACTATCCGGATGTGAAGGCGCAGATCGAACGGCACCTTGCCGAGACCCAGGATCAGGCGCGGACGTTGCGCGGCTGCATCGAGCGGCGTGGCGGCGACACGTCGAGCGTGAAGGACCTCGCGGCGAAGTTCGTGGCGATGGGCCAGGGCCTGTCCGGCGTCTTCGTCGGCGACGAGATCATCAAGGGCGCGATGGCGAGCTACACCTTCGAGCACATGGAGATCGCCGCCTATCGGGTGCTGATCGCGACCGCCGAAGCCTGTGGCGACACCGCCACCAAAACGGCCTGCGAAGGCATTCTCCAGCAGGAGCTCGCGATGGCGACGTGGTGCGAGGAGAATTTGGCACCGCTCACCCTGCGCTATCTCGGCCGCGAGGAAGCGCCGGGCGTGACCGCGAAGCACTAG